One Streptomyces drozdowiczii DNA segment encodes these proteins:
- a CDS encoding ABC transporter ATP-binding protein has translation MTTPDTPRPRRGAAILRTALRRNLGAMAWGTVLMGLYQAGETAFPIALGLIVEHTLQHRSTGALGLSIGALAVIITTVSLSWRFGMRILQKANTTEAHRWRVRVAACGLQPVARDVDLKSGEVLTIATEDADQTADIIEVVPLLISSMVAVLVAAVALGLADLRLGLLVIVGTVAILSVLSVMSRRIGASTQEQQARVARAGAKVADLITGLRPLHGFGGNHAAFGSYRRVSTEAKEQSITVARVNGVYAGTALALNAALATAVTLTAGYLAFAGHINIGELVMAVGLAQFIMEPLKLFSEMPKYVMMARASAERMALVLSAPPVTVPGDGRPEPGGTLEIDGLRHGVLRGLKFEVAAGEFVAVAAYQPRAAADFAAVLALAVPPEAYGGVVRVGGRDLADLSAEAVREHLLVNPYDGEIFAGTLRTNIDPSGTSTMLPEAVEASMLTDVVALHREGLDYAIRDRGANLSGGQRQRLSLARALAADAEILVLHNPTTAVDAVTEQLIARNIAKLRRGRTTVVVTSSPAVLDAADRVLVLDDGVITAEDTHRNLLSQDEAYCLAVAR, from the coding sequence ATGACCACTCCTGACACCCCCCGGCCCCGCCGCGGCGCCGCCATCCTGCGCACCGCACTGCGGCGCAACCTCGGCGCCATGGCCTGGGGCACCGTCCTCATGGGCCTCTACCAGGCCGGGGAGACCGCGTTCCCGATCGCGCTCGGCCTGATCGTGGAACACACGCTGCAACACCGCAGCACCGGCGCGCTCGGCCTGTCGATCGGTGCGCTGGCCGTGATCATCACGACCGTCTCGCTGTCCTGGCGGTTCGGGATGCGCATCCTCCAGAAGGCCAACACGACCGAGGCACACCGGTGGCGGGTACGGGTCGCGGCCTGCGGACTCCAGCCGGTGGCCCGGGACGTGGACCTGAAGTCCGGCGAGGTGCTGACCATCGCCACCGAGGACGCCGACCAGACCGCCGACATCATCGAGGTGGTGCCGCTGCTGATCAGCTCGATGGTCGCGGTCCTGGTCGCCGCCGTCGCGCTCGGCCTCGCCGACCTGCGGCTCGGGCTGCTGGTGATCGTGGGCACCGTGGCGATCCTGTCCGTGCTCAGCGTGATGTCCCGGCGGATCGGCGCCAGTACGCAGGAGCAGCAGGCCCGGGTCGCGCGCGCCGGTGCCAAGGTCGCCGACCTGATCACCGGCCTGCGCCCGCTGCACGGCTTCGGCGGCAACCACGCCGCCTTCGGCTCCTACCGCCGAGTCAGCACCGAGGCCAAGGAGCAGTCGATCACCGTCGCCCGGGTCAACGGGGTGTACGCGGGCACGGCCCTGGCCCTCAACGCGGCCCTCGCCACCGCCGTCACCCTCACGGCCGGATACCTGGCCTTCGCCGGGCACATCAACATCGGCGAACTCGTCATGGCGGTGGGTCTGGCGCAGTTCATCATGGAACCGCTGAAGCTGTTCTCGGAGATGCCCAAGTACGTGATGATGGCCCGCGCCTCGGCCGAACGCATGGCGCTGGTGCTCTCCGCGCCCCCGGTCACCGTCCCGGGGGACGGGCGCCCGGAGCCCGGCGGGACGCTGGAGATCGACGGCCTCCGCCACGGGGTGCTGCGCGGCCTGAAGTTCGAGGTGGCGGCCGGGGAGTTCGTGGCCGTCGCCGCCTACCAGCCGCGCGCCGCCGCCGACTTCGCGGCGGTCCTCGCCCTGGCGGTGCCCCCGGAGGCGTACGGGGGAGTGGTGCGGGTCGGCGGGCGGGACCTCGCGGACCTGTCGGCCGAGGCGGTCCGGGAACACCTGCTGGTGAACCCGTACGACGGGGAGATCTTCGCGGGCACCCTCCGTACCAACATCGACCCCTCGGGCACCAGCACCATGCTCCCCGAGGCCGTCGAGGCGTCCATGCTGACCGACGTGGTCGCCCTCCACCGCGAGGGCCTCGACTACGCCATCCGCGACCGGGGCGCGAACCTCTCCGGGGGCCAGCGCCAGCGCCTCTCTCTGGCCCGCGCCCTGGCCGCCGACGCGGAGATCCTGGTGCTCCACAACCCGACCACCGCCGTCGACGCGGTCACCGAACAGCTCATCGCCCGCAACATCGCGAAGCTGCGGCGCGGCCGGACCACCGTGGTCGTCACCAGCAGCCCGGCCGTCCTGGACGCCGCCGACCGGGTCCTCGTCCTGGACGACGGCGTCATCACGGCCGAGGACACCCACCGCAACCTGCTGTCCCAGGACGAGGCGTACTGCCTGGCCGTGGCGCGGTGA
- a CDS encoding alpha/beta hydrolase-fold protein, with protein sequence MPSGDRTDQVVAATGSPFADFGLPGEPGSEPFWAAAGTPASRPRESGGWTTLFLWRGGPADLVFESWSREPLPLRRWGATDCWYAEVPMPERLRVTYRFLTDEGAHADPFNPSAAGGDRSIAATPDAPAQPYWPLVGADDVLPVPSTRLRWASARLGGRRTVRVHPVAGGGPVVLLLDGDDWLYLHPATTAFEAAVADGALPPVTLVFLPAKDRVGEFGCRPELWEGVRDELLPLVAESGVPADPETLVVAGQSLGGLSALYAALEFPDLVSRVACQSGSFWWAPDRADRTDLLDGPVGGALADRLRERPDLSGLRIAFDLGEHETGMLPHCTAVEALTERAGAAVRVSRSPSGHDRAGWRHALLRDVGWALG encoded by the coding sequence ATGCCCTCCGGTGATCGCACGGATCAGGTCGTGGCCGCCACCGGCAGCCCCTTCGCCGACTTCGGGCTGCCCGGCGAGCCCGGCTCCGAGCCGTTCTGGGCGGCGGCCGGGACGCCCGCCTCGCGGCCCCGTGAAAGTGGCGGCTGGACGACGCTCTTCCTGTGGCGCGGCGGTCCGGCCGACCTGGTCTTCGAGAGCTGGTCGCGGGAGCCGCTGCCGCTGCGCCGGTGGGGTGCCACGGACTGCTGGTACGCGGAGGTGCCGATGCCCGAGCGGCTGCGGGTGACCTATCGCTTCCTCACGGACGAGGGGGCGCACGCCGATCCGTTCAACCCGTCCGCCGCCGGTGGCGACCGGTCGATCGCGGCCACACCGGACGCCCCGGCGCAGCCGTACTGGCCCCTCGTCGGCGCCGACGACGTCCTGCCCGTGCCGAGCACCCGGCTGCGCTGGGCGTCCGCGCGGCTCGGCGGGCGCCGCACGGTGCGCGTGCACCCGGTGGCCGGCGGCGGGCCCGTGGTGCTGCTGCTCGACGGGGACGACTGGCTGTATCTGCACCCCGCGACGACCGCGTTCGAGGCGGCCGTCGCGGACGGGGCGCTGCCACCGGTCACGCTGGTCTTCCTGCCGGCCAAGGACCGGGTGGGCGAGTTCGGATGCCGGCCGGAGCTGTGGGAGGGGGTCCGGGACGAACTGCTGCCCCTGGTCGCGGAGTCCGGGGTGCCCGCCGACCCGGAGACGCTGGTGGTCGCCGGGCAGAGTCTGGGCGGGCTCAGCGCGCTGTACGCCGCGTTGGAGTTCCCGGACCTGGTGTCGCGGGTCGCCTGCCAGTCCGGGTCGTTCTGGTGGGCCCCCGACCGCGCGGACCGTACGGACCTGCTGGACGGCCCGGTCGGCGGCGCCCTCGCCGACCGGCTCCGGGAGCGGCCCGACCTCTCGGGCCTGCGCATCGCCTTCGACCTGGGGGAACACGAGACGGGGATGCTCCCCCACTGCACGGCGGTCGAGGCGCTGACCGAGCGGGCCGGGGCGGCCGTGCGCGTGTCGCGGTCCCCCTCGGGTCACGACCGGGCCGGCTGGCGGCACGCGCTGCTCCGGGACGTCGGCTGGGCGCTCGGCTGA
- a CDS encoding MbtH family protein, translating to MSTNPFDDPEGRFLVLVNDEGQHSLWPSFAEVPGGWTVAFEEDTREACLEYVEANWTDLRPRSLAASMDA from the coding sequence ATGAGCACCAACCCGTTCGACGATCCCGAAGGCCGTTTCCTGGTCCTGGTGAACGACGAGGGCCAGCACTCCCTGTGGCCCTCCTTCGCCGAGGTGCCCGGCGGCTGGACGGTCGCCTTCGAGGAGGACACGCGCGAGGCGTGCCTGGAGTACGTCGAGGCCAACTGGACGGATCTGCGGCCCCGTTCGCTCGCCGCGTCGATGGACGCCTGA
- a CDS encoding GNAT family N-acetyltransferase, whose translation MTTAAPRPAPLSPSLGRAPRVRTAGSGDAAALAELSRPFARSGALRERPDSLYAARAAEFLVAVGSDGGIEGCVGLRVYEGEGVHAGVLYNFCVAGHRQGCGVGAALLRTALALGRTQALGALFTATTGDGRLFRRYGFAPVTGRQAPRAWAESLDPRRNALILSRTP comes from the coding sequence GTGACCACGGCCGCGCCGCGCCCCGCACCCCTGTCCCCGTCGCTCGGGCGGGCGCCGCGCGTCCGGACCGCCGGGTCCGGCGACGCCGCCGCACTCGCCGAGCTGTCCCGGCCGTTCGCCCGCTCGGGCGCCCTGCGCGAACGCCCCGACTCCCTCTACGCGGCCCGCGCCGCCGAATTCCTCGTGGCCGTCGGGTCCGACGGCGGCATCGAGGGCTGTGTGGGCCTGCGGGTGTACGAGGGGGAGGGGGTCCACGCGGGCGTCCTGTACAACTTCTGCGTGGCCGGCCACCGGCAGGGGTGCGGGGTCGGGGCCGCCCTCCTGCGGACCGCGCTCGCTCTGGGGCGCACCCAGGCGCTCGGTGCCCTCTTCACCGCGACCACCGGGGACGGCCGGCTGTTCCGCCGGTACGGCTTCGCGCCGGTGACGGGCCGTCAGGCGCCGCGTGCCTGGGCCGAATCCCTGGACCCCCGGCGCAACGCGCTGATCCTCTCCCGCACCCCGTGA
- the argB gene encoding acetylglutamate kinase: protein MEEDSGPVVVIKFGGNAMVDAQLQQSFAEDVVELRRAGLRPVVVHGGGPQISAMLDRLGLESRFEAGLRVTTAETMEVVRMVLSGRVQRELVGHINSHGPYAVGMTGEDAHTMTAVRRPAWVDGAPVDIGQVGDVVEVNPGMVRALLTQGHIPVVSPVARGADGQVYNVNADLAASALAVALGARRLVVLTDVAGLYADWPASTEVIGRLTADALDGLLPGLASGMLPKMEGCLRAVRGGVGRADVLDGRVPHAVLRSVLGGDGAGTTVVPDEDHAVSPA, encoded by the coding sequence ATGGAAGAGGATTCGGGACCGGTCGTCGTCATCAAGTTCGGCGGCAACGCCATGGTCGACGCACAGCTGCAACAGAGCTTCGCCGAGGACGTCGTGGAGTTGCGGCGCGCGGGCCTGCGCCCGGTCGTCGTGCACGGCGGCGGCCCGCAGATCAGTGCCATGCTCGACCGCCTCGGCCTGGAGAGCCGCTTCGAGGCGGGGCTGCGGGTGACCACGGCGGAGACCATGGAGGTCGTCCGCATGGTGCTGTCCGGCCGCGTCCAGCGCGAACTGGTGGGCCACATCAACAGCCATGGACCGTACGCCGTGGGCATGACCGGCGAGGACGCCCACACGATGACGGCCGTGCGGCGGCCCGCCTGGGTGGACGGCGCACCGGTGGACATCGGCCAGGTCGGGGACGTCGTGGAGGTGAACCCGGGCATGGTGCGCGCCCTCCTGACGCAGGGTCACATACCCGTGGTCTCACCGGTGGCGCGGGGCGCGGACGGGCAGGTCTACAACGTCAACGCGGACCTCGCCGCCTCCGCGCTGGCCGTGGCGCTCGGCGCGCGGCGGCTGGTGGTCCTGACGGATGTGGCGGGCCTGTACGCGGACTGGCCGGCGAGCACCGAGGTGATCGGGCGCCTGACGGCGGACGCCCTGGACGGGCTGCTGCCGGGTCTGGCGAGCGGGATGCTGCCCAAGATGGAGGGCTGCCTGCGGGCGGTACGGGGCGGGGTCGGCCGGGCGGACGTGCTGGACGGCCGGGTGCCGCACGCGGTGCTGCGGAGCGTCCTCGGCGGGGACGGCGCGGGGACCACGGTGGTGCCGGACGAGGACCACGCCGTGAGCCCGGCCTGA
- a CDS encoding pyruvate carboxylase codes for MFDKVLVANRGEIAIRAFRAAFELGISTVAVYPHEDRNSLHRAKADEAYRIGEPGHPVRAYLSVDEVVKAARKAGADAIYPGYGFLSENPDLAAACAEAGITFVGPPASVLNLTGNKSRAVAAAREAGVPVLKSSEPSEDVDALVAASEEIGFPVFVKAVAGGGGRGMRRVADAGELREAIDAAMREARSAFGDATVFLEQAVINPRHIEVQILADAEGNVVHLYERDCSLQRRHQKVVEIAPAPNLDPELRARICADAVSFARHIGYVNAGTVEFLVDERGNHVFIEMNPRIQVEHTVTEQVTGRDLVIAQLRIAAGMTLPELRLSQDSITLNGTAMQCRITTEDPVNGFRPDTGTISAYRSPGGPGVRLDGGTVHTGAEVSAHFDSMLVKLTCHGHDFANAARRARRAIAEFRIRGVATNLPFLGAVLDHPEFRAGRITTSFIDEHPELIRARPSADRGSRMLSYLAETTVNRPYGPRPSVIDPADKLPALPLGTPPPGSRQRLAELGPERFAAELRAQSAVAVTDTTFRDAHQSLLATRVRTRDLLAVAPHVAHTVPQLLSLECWGGATYDVALRFLAEDPWERLVKLREAVPNICTQMLLRGRNTVGYTPYPTEVTEAFVSEAASAGMDIFRIFDALNDVSQMRPAIDAVRATGTSLAEVALCYTADLSDPGETLYTLDYYLRLAEQIVEAGAHVLAIKDMAGLLRPPAARTLVTALRERFDLPVHLHTHDTAGGQLGTLIAAIDAGVDAVDAAVASMAGTTSQPPLSALVAATDHTERATGLSLQAVGDLEPYWEATRKVYAPFESGLASPTGRIYHHEIPGGQLSNLRQQAIALGLGDRFELIEDCYAAADRMLGRLVKVTPSSKVVGDLALHLVGAGVEAADFESDPGKFDVPDSVIGFLRGELGDPPGGWPEPFRTRALKGRPEKAQTPHLSDEDRQALRESPRATLNRLLFPGPTKEFTAHREAYGDTSVLPTPDFLYGLEPETEHPVELEPGVTLLFELEAISEADERGFRSVLATLNGQLRPVSVRDRSVATEVKAAEKADRSDAGQVAAPFAGVVTLQVEEGASVSAGQTVATIEAMKMEASITAQSAGVVRRLAIGRVQQVEAGDLLIEIG; via the coding sequence ATGTTCGACAAGGTATTGGTCGCCAACCGCGGGGAGATCGCGATCCGCGCGTTCCGCGCGGCCTTCGAGCTGGGCATCTCCACGGTGGCCGTGTATCCGCACGAGGACCGCAACTCGCTGCACCGGGCCAAGGCGGACGAGGCGTACCGGATCGGTGAGCCGGGGCATCCGGTGCGGGCGTACCTGTCGGTGGACGAGGTGGTGAAGGCGGCCCGCAAGGCGGGGGCGGACGCGATCTATCCCGGCTACGGCTTCCTGTCGGAGAATCCGGACCTGGCGGCGGCGTGCGCGGAGGCCGGCATCACCTTCGTCGGGCCCCCGGCGTCGGTGCTGAACCTGACGGGCAACAAGTCGCGTGCGGTGGCGGCGGCCCGGGAGGCCGGTGTGCCGGTGCTGAAGTCGTCCGAGCCGTCCGAGGACGTGGACGCCCTGGTGGCGGCCTCGGAGGAGATCGGTTTCCCGGTGTTCGTGAAGGCGGTCGCCGGGGGCGGCGGGCGCGGCATGCGGCGGGTCGCGGACGCCGGTGAGCTGCGCGAGGCGATCGACGCGGCGATGCGGGAGGCCCGGTCCGCGTTCGGTGACGCGACGGTGTTCCTGGAGCAGGCGGTGATCAACCCCCGCCATATCGAGGTGCAGATCCTGGCCGACGCCGAGGGCAACGTGGTGCACCTCTACGAGCGGGACTGTTCGCTCCAGCGCCGCCACCAGAAGGTGGTCGAGATCGCGCCGGCCCCGAATCTGGACCCGGAGCTGCGGGCGCGGATCTGCGCCGACGCGGTCTCCTTCGCCCGGCACATCGGGTATGTGAACGCGGGCACCGTCGAGTTCCTGGTGGACGAGCGGGGCAACCACGTCTTCATCGAGATGAACCCGCGCATCCAGGTCGAGCACACCGTGACGGAGCAGGTCACGGGGCGCGACCTGGTGATCGCGCAGCTGCGCATCGCGGCGGGCATGACGCTGCCCGAACTGCGCCTGTCCCAGGACTCCATCACCCTCAACGGCACGGCGATGCAGTGCCGCATCACGACGGAGGACCCGGTCAACGGCTTCCGTCCGGACACCGGCACCATCTCCGCGTACCGCTCCCCCGGCGGTCCGGGGGTGCGCCTCGACGGCGGGACCGTGCACACGGGTGCGGAGGTGTCGGCGCACTTCGACTCGATGCTGGTCAAACTCACCTGCCACGGCCACGACTTCGCCAACGCGGCCCGCCGTGCGCGCCGGGCGATCGCCGAGTTCCGTATCCGCGGGGTGGCGACCAACCTGCCGTTCCTGGGCGCGGTCCTCGACCACCCGGAGTTCCGGGCGGGACGCATCACGACCTCGTTCATCGACGAGCACCCGGAGCTGATCCGGGCCCGTCCGTCGGCCGACCGGGGCAGCCGGATGCTCAGCTATCTGGCCGAGACCACCGTCAACCGCCCTTACGGGCCGCGCCCTTCGGTCATCGACCCGGCGGACAAGCTGCCCGCGCTGCCGCTGGGGACGCCGCCGCCGGGTTCGCGGCAGCGGCTGGCCGAGCTGGGTCCGGAGCGGTTCGCCGCGGAGCTGCGGGCGCAGTCGGCGGTCGCGGTCACCGACACCACGTTCCGCGACGCCCATCAGTCGCTGCTGGCCACCCGGGTGCGCACCCGGGACCTGCTGGCGGTGGCACCGCATGTGGCGCACACCGTCCCGCAGTTGCTGAGCCTGGAGTGCTGGGGCGGGGCCACCTATGACGTGGCGCTGAGGTTCCTCGCGGAGGACCCGTGGGAGCGGCTGGTCAAGCTCCGTGAGGCGGTGCCCAACATCTGTACGCAGATGCTGCTGCGCGGCCGCAACACGGTGGGCTACACGCCGTATCCGACGGAGGTCACCGAGGCGTTCGTGTCGGAGGCGGCCTCGGCCGGGATGGACATCTTCCGGATCTTCGACGCCCTCAACGACGTGTCGCAGATGCGTCCGGCGATCGACGCGGTACGCGCCACGGGCACCTCGCTCGCGGAGGTGGCGCTGTGCTACACCGCCGACCTGTCGGACCCGGGCGAGACCCTGTACACGCTGGACTACTACCTGCGGCTCGCGGAGCAGATCGTGGAGGCGGGCGCCCATGTGCTCGCCATCAAGGACATGGCGGGGCTGCTGCGTCCGCCCGCCGCCCGCACCCTGGTCACGGCGTTGCGCGAGCGGTTCGATCTGCCGGTGCACCTGCACACCCATGACACGGCGGGCGGCCAGCTGGGCACGCTGATCGCCGCGATCGACGCCGGGGTGGACGCGGTGGACGCGGCCGTCGCCTCGATGGCCGGGACGACCAGCCAGCCGCCGCTGTCCGCGCTGGTGGCGGCCACGGACCACACCGAGCGCGCGACGGGCCTCTCGCTCCAGGCGGTCGGCGATCTGGAGCCGTACTGGGAGGCGACCCGCAAGGTGTACGCCCCGTTCGAGTCGGGGCTCGCCTCGCCGACGGGCCGGATCTACCACCACGAGATCCCGGGCGGCCAGCTCTCCAACCTGCGGCAGCAGGCCATCGCCCTGGGTCTCGGGGACCGGTTCGAGCTGATCGAGGACTGCTATGCGGCGGCCGACCGGATGCTGGGCCGGCTGGTGAAGGTGACCCCGTCCTCGAAGGTGGTAGGTGACCTGGCGCTGCACCTGGTGGGCGCGGGTGTGGAGGCTGCGGACTTCGAGTCGGACCCCGGGAAGTTCGACGTTCCGGACTCGGTGATCGGGTTCCTGCGCGGTGAGCTGGGCGACCCGCCCGGCGGCTGGCCCGAGCCGTTCCGCACCCGGGCCCTCAAGGGCCGCCCCGAGAAGGCGCAGACGCCGCACCTGTCGGACGAGGACCGTCAGGCGCTGCGCGAGTCGCCGCGCGCGACGCTGAACCGGCTGCTGTTCCCCGGCCCGACGAAGGAGTTCACCGCGCACCGGGAGGCGTACGGCGACACCTCGGTGCTGCCGACGCCGGACTTCCTGTACGGGCTGGAGCCGGAGACGGAGCACCCGGTCGAGCTGGAGCCCGGGGTGACGCTGCTGTTCGAGCTGGAGGCCATCTCCGAGGCGGACGAACGCGGCTTCCGGAGCGTACTGGCCACGCTCAACGGGCAGTTGCGGCCGGTGTCGGTGCGGGACAGGTCCGTGGCGACCGAGGTGAAGGCGGCGGAGAAGGCCGACCGCTCCGACGCGGGGCAGGTGGCGGCGCCGTTCGCCGGGGTGGTGACGCTCCAGGTGGAGGAGGGCGCGTCGGTGTCGGCCGGGCAGACGGTCGCCACGATCGAGGCGATGAAGATGGAGGCGTCGATCACCGCCCAGTCCGCCGGTGTGGTGCGCCGCCTGGCGATCGGCCGGGTCCAGCAGGTGGAGGCGGGCGACCTGCTCATCGAGATCGGCTGA
- the ligD gene encoding non-homologous end-joining DNA ligase has translation MAPLPADASGAPPWIAPMLAVPGPLPVPDTEWAFEAKWDGARCVVATPGDGTLRLTSRARNDVTPTYPELHALGEVLRGRSVVLDGEIVALDASGRSDFGLLQRRMGVLNARRAARLALDVPAHLVVFDVMYLDGRKLSALGYEERRAVLSGLLSGGPHWSVPSYVRGQGAKAWDTVVRGGLEGVVAKRLSSPYAPGLRSPDWRKTKRVETLDVVIGGWTQRKGAPTGVPGAVLVGLDDPAGLRYAGSVGSGMSDRELGELREYFAVIARPDSPFTGPVDVAGAHWVEPRLVAEVSASEWTAAGRLRHPVWQRLRPDLTRLD, from the coding sequence ATGGCCCCCCTCCCCGCCGACGCCTCCGGGGCACCCCCGTGGATCGCACCGATGCTGGCCGTGCCCGGTCCGCTCCCCGTACCGGACACGGAGTGGGCCTTCGAGGCCAAGTGGGACGGTGCCCGGTGCGTCGTCGCGACCCCGGGCGACGGCACCCTGCGGCTGACCTCGCGGGCCCGCAACGACGTGACCCCGACCTATCCCGAGCTGCACGCGCTCGGCGAGGTCCTGCGCGGCCGCAGCGTGGTCCTGGACGGCGAGATCGTGGCCCTGGACGCGTCGGGGCGGTCCGACTTCGGGCTGCTCCAGCGCCGGATGGGCGTCCTGAACGCGCGCCGCGCCGCCCGCCTGGCGCTGGACGTCCCCGCGCACCTGGTGGTCTTCGACGTGATGTACCTGGACGGCCGGAAGCTGTCGGCGCTGGGTTACGAGGAGCGCCGCGCGGTCCTGTCCGGTCTGCTGTCCGGGGGGCCGCACTGGTCGGTGCCGTCCTATGTGCGCGGCCAGGGCGCGAAGGCGTGGGACACCGTCGTGCGCGGGGGTCTGGAGGGGGTGGTCGCCAAGCGGCTCTCGTCTCCGTACGCGCCGGGGCTCCGTTCACCCGACTGGCGCAAGACCAAGCGGGTCGAGACGCTGGACGTGGTCATCGGCGGCTGGACCCAGCGCAAGGGCGCGCCGACCGGTGTCCCCGGGGCGGTGCTGGTCGGTCTGGACGACCCGGCGGGGCTGCGGTACGCGGGGTCCGTGGGGTCGGGGATGTCCGACCGGGAGCTGGGCGAGCTGCGGGAGTACTTCGCGGTGATCGCGCGTCCGGACTCCCCGTTCACGGGGCCGGTCGACGTGGCCGGGGCGCACTGGGTGGAGCCGAGGCTCGTGGCGGAGGTCAGCGCGTCGGAGTGGACGGCGGCGGGGCGGCTGCGTCATCCGGTGTGGCAGCGGCTGCGGCCGGACCTGACCCGGCTCGACTGA
- a CDS encoding class I SAM-dependent methyltransferase: MSAGRGRTAAAVFDALGTDYEAAFAASAAHRASLERLLGVLPPHARVLDVGSGTGRPTAQTLVDAGHEVLGVDVSPVMVDIAARQVPGAEFRCADIRTLPLEDGSFDAVCLYFALLQMSREDQGEVLRLIARVLRPGGHLAVATVPFDVEGVSGTFMGQPVEVTSFGEDAFTALVEDAGFTVLSRESTMFVPAVPAAVPEPQMFLLARRR; this comes from the coding sequence ATGTCAGCGGGACGAGGTCGCACCGCCGCAGCCGTGTTCGACGCTCTCGGCACCGATTACGAGGCGGCGTTCGCCGCGTCGGCCGCGCATCGGGCCTCGCTGGAGCGGCTTCTGGGGGTGCTGCCGCCGCACGCGCGGGTGCTGGACGTGGGCAGCGGTACGGGCCGGCCGACGGCGCAGACGCTGGTGGACGCCGGGCACGAGGTGCTGGGTGTCGACGTCTCGCCGGTGATGGTGGACATCGCCGCGCGCCAGGTGCCGGGGGCCGAATTCCGCTGCGCCGACATCCGCACGCTCCCGCTGGAGGACGGTTCCTTCGACGCGGTCTGCCTGTACTTCGCGCTGTTGCAGATGTCGCGGGAGGACCAGGGCGAGGTGCTGCGCCTGATCGCGCGGGTGCTGCGGCCGGGGGGTCATCTGGCCGTGGCGACGGTGCCGTTCGACGTGGAGGGCGTCAGCGGCACGTTCATGGGCCAGCCGGTCGAGGTGACCAGCTTCGGCGAGGACGCGTTCACGGCGCTGGTGGAGGACGCCGGGTTCACCGTCCTCTCCCGGGAGAGCACGATGTTCGTGCCCGCCGTCCCGGCGGCCGTGCCCGAACCGCAGATGTTCCTGCTCGCCCGGCGGCGCTGA
- a CDS encoding SDR family NAD(P)-dependent oxidoreductase: protein MNGQPVTVVTGGSRGIGAAVCVRLADEGHDIALAYRSDADAAEQVAEAVRGTGRRCVTVRADTADEADVDRLFDTAAAELGPVTGLVNNAGMSGPVGPLAEADAAGMRRALEVNVLGYLLCARRAVRSMTASGGGAIVNVSSAAATLGSPGEYVHYAAAKGAVDTMTVGLSKEVGPSGIRVNAVAPGVIRTEFHADPARPDKLGPSTPLGRPGEPDEIAAAVAWLLSPDASYTTGTVLRVSGGR, encoded by the coding sequence ATGAACGGTCAACCGGTCACCGTGGTCACCGGAGGCAGCCGCGGCATCGGCGCGGCGGTCTGCGTACGGCTGGCGGACGAGGGCCATGACATCGCGCTGGCCTACCGCTCGGACGCCGATGCGGCGGAGCAGGTCGCCGAGGCGGTACGGGGGACGGGGCGGCGCTGCGTGACGGTCCGGGCGGACACGGCGGACGAGGCGGACGTGGACCGCCTCTTCGACACCGCCGCCGCCGAGCTGGGCCCGGTCACCGGCCTGGTCAACAACGCGGGCATGAGCGGCCCGGTCGGCCCGCTGGCCGAAGCCGACGCGGCGGGCATGCGGCGCGCCCTGGAGGTCAACGTCCTCGGCTACCTGCTCTGCGCGCGCCGCGCGGTCCGCTCCATGACGGCCTCGGGCGGCGGGGCGATCGTCAACGTGTCCTCGGCCGCCGCCACGCTGGGCAGCCCCGGCGAGTACGTGCACTACGCCGCCGCCAAGGGGGCCGTCGACACGATGACCGTCGGCCTGTCCAAGGAGGTCGGCCCGTCCGGCATCCGCGTCAACGCGGTCGCCCCCGGCGTCATCCGCACCGAATTCCACGCGGACCCGGCCCGCCCCGACAAGCTGGGCCCCAGCACCCCGCTCGGCCGCCCCGGCGAACCGGACGAGATCGCGGCTGCCGTCGCCTGGCTGCTCTCCCCGGACGCCTCGTACACGACGGGAACGGTGCTGCGGGTGTCGGGCGGACGCTGA
- a CDS encoding DUF6381 family protein: MSVAREVNRAQQMREKARHLTEAAERTSDPEQRRRLQEKARKLQEQSERPDGMPV; encoded by the coding sequence ATGAGCGTTGCACGAGAGGTGAACCGAGCCCAGCAGATGCGCGAGAAGGCGCGGCACCTGACCGAGGCCGCGGAGCGCACCAGCGACCCGGAGCAGCGCCGCCGCCTCCAGGAGAAGGCCCGCAAGCTCCAGGAGCAGAGCGAGCGGCCGGACGGCATGCCCGTCTGA